The following are from one region of the Polaribacter marinaquae genome:
- a CDS encoding PAS domain S-box protein, translating into MTFYQFTTLFVQSSFVAFIILLLFKVRKKLGLSVLYASLGLFQFVQIFLSNSIDSNYPTNHLISQGSSIFVTVTLFALLIIYIKEDAKETKKVIYALFLVNLLITLLLQVFNWKIEDPLIDNAIANSAKPFKNSPYISTVSNIAILLDSLILIILFEFIAKKTRFLFLQIFITMIIVVSFDTIFYATLSFWKSDKLIPVITKGLQSKGILATYFSVLFYMYLRFLDTTDRDLVFFKIKDVFQPLSYKQKFETTAIDKKKVEEKYRLLTENSNDIICLQNVDSSFKYISPSIKKILGYDSKEFLGKKIFNYVHSDDIQKLRETIGKKLFITDYDNNAYTFRVKHKFGHYIWLEFITSAVYENNKISYFVTSARDITQRVLAKNKIESSLKLLEQKETSLNEASKLAKIGYWEYIKTSERVNWSEYIHVIYESDVKKTAPKREEIFKKFDKESQLKISKANKELDENGTPYDLELKLINNNKRVVWIRNVVQPIYDENKKIIGRRGVLQDITENKNINIKLKESEEKFFKIFKNSLNLIILNSFDEHKIVDVNDAAARISGYTPEELIGTVNIQARIWKSQRKRNIYFNRLIKNGSVKNFESEFITKSGELRIWKANAEIILIGNKKYVLSIIEDITEIRLAQNKLKSQNEFVIAMTENQNAGIVACNDKGEIVLFNKTAKEWHGVDILKIPQEKWAENYGLYKSDYKTLLKKEEIPLMQAFNGKILTNEEIVIKSVNQEPRIVLCNGASFHDNKGKKLGAVVVMNDITHQKLIEKNLRDSKDEIKKALIAAERSKFLLNESGRITRVGAWELDLITENVSWSDQIFKIHGLPIGTIPPLDKLMKYYVNGSEEILQQAIDICIAENKSFNLELNFKNEQNELLWLNVIGYSEVNSNGETIFLRGVLQDITEKK; encoded by the coding sequence ATGACATTTTATCAATTTACAACACTATTTGTTCAAAGCTCTTTTGTTGCTTTTATTATATTACTATTATTTAAAGTTAGAAAAAAACTAGGTTTAAGTGTCCTTTATGCTAGTTTGGGTTTATTTCAGTTTGTTCAAATATTTCTTTCTAATAGTATAGATTCTAATTATCCAACAAATCACTTAATATCTCAAGGTTCATCAATATTTGTAACTGTAACACTCTTTGCTTTATTAATTATTTATATTAAAGAAGATGCCAAAGAAACAAAAAAAGTTATTTATGCATTGTTTCTAGTAAATTTGTTAATCACACTTTTACTACAGGTTTTCAATTGGAAAATTGAAGATCCTTTAATTGATAATGCCATCGCAAATTCTGCAAAACCATTTAAAAACTCACCGTACATCTCTACTGTTTCTAATATTGCTATACTTTTAGATTCTCTTATATTAATAATTCTGTTCGAATTTATAGCAAAAAAAACAAGGTTTTTATTTTTACAAATTTTTATTACAATGATAATTGTAGTAAGTTTTGATACAATATTCTATGCAACACTTTCTTTCTGGAAATCAGATAAGTTAATTCCCGTAATTACAAAAGGGTTGCAATCAAAAGGAATATTGGCAACCTATTTTAGTGTTTTATTTTATATGTATTTAAGGTTTTTAGACACTACAGATAGAGACCTTGTATTTTTTAAAATAAAAGATGTTTTTCAACCTTTAAGTTATAAACAAAAATTTGAAACTACGGCAATCGACAAAAAAAAAGTTGAAGAAAAATATAGATTACTAACAGAAAATTCTAATGATATTATCTGTTTACAAAATGTAGATAGTTCTTTTAAATATATTAGTCCATCAATAAAAAAAATATTGGGCTATGATAGTAAAGAGTTTCTTGGAAAAAAAATTTTTAATTATGTTCATTCTGATGATATCCAGAAATTAAGAGAAACAATAGGTAAAAAATTATTTATTACAGATTACGATAATAACGCATATACATTTAGGGTAAAACATAAATTTGGTCATTATATTTGGTTAGAATTTATTACTTCTGCAGTATACGAAAATAATAAAATTAGTTATTTTGTTACTTCTGCCAGAGATATAACACAAAGAGTCTTAGCTAAAAATAAAATTGAAAGTTCTTTAAAATTATTAGAACAAAAAGAAACCTCTTTAAATGAAGCTAGTAAATTAGCTAAAATTGGATATTGGGAATATATAAAGACATCTGAAAGAGTAAATTGGTCTGAATATATCCATGTAATTTACGAGAGTGACGTTAAAAAAACAGCACCGAAAAGAGAAGAAATATTTAAAAAATTTGACAAAGAATCTCAATTAAAAATTTCTAAAGCAAATAAAGAGCTAGATGAAAACGGTACACCCTATGATCTTGAATTAAAACTAATTAATAATAACAAAAGAGTAGTTTGGATTAGAAATGTGGTACAACCAATTTACGATGAAAACAAAAAAATTATAGGTCGTAGAGGTGTTTTACAAGATATTACAGAAAATAAAAACATCAATATTAAATTAAAAGAAAGCGAAGAAAAATTCTTTAAAATATTTAAAAACAGTCTTAATTTAATAATATTAAATAGTTTTGATGAACACAAAATTGTTGATGTAAATGATGCCGCTGCAAGAATATCTGGTTACACACCAGAAGAATTAATTGGTACCGTTAATATACAGGCTAGAATTTGGAAGTCTCAAAGGAAAAGAAACATCTATTTTAATAGATTAATTAAAAATGGCAGCGTTAAAAATTTTGAATCTGAATTTATTACTAAATCTGGAGAACTTAGAATTTGGAAAGCAAATGCTGAAATTATTTTAATTGGTAATAAAAAATACGTTTTAAGTATAATAGAAGATATTACAGAAATTAGGCTTGCTCAAAACAAGCTTAAAAGTCAAAATGAGTTTGTTATTGCCATGACAGAAAATCAAAATGCCGGAATTGTTGCATGTAATGATAAAGGTGAAATTGTTCTATTTAATAAGACAGCTAAAGAATGGCACGGTGTAGATATTCTTAAAATTCCTCAAGAGAAATGGGCAGAAAATTATGGCTTATATAAATCAGATTATAAAACCCTTTTAAAGAAAGAAGAAATTCCTTTAATGCAAGCTTTTAATGGTAAAATTTTAACTAATGAAGAAATTGTTATAAAATCAGTTAATCAGGAACCTAGAATTGTACTTTGTAACGGAGCTTCTTTTCATGACAATAAGGGTAAAAAACTAGGTGCTGTGGTTGTAATGAATGATATTACGCATCAAAAATTAATAGAAAAAAACTTAAGAGACAGTAAAGATGAAATAAAAAAAGCACTAATTGCTGCTGAAAGAAGTAAATTTTTGCTAAATGAATCTGGCAGAATTACAAGAGTTGGTGCATGGGAGCTAGATTTAATTACAGAAAATGTTAGCTGGTCAGATCAAATTTTTAAAATTCATGGTTTACCTATAGGAACTATCCCTCCGTTAGATAAATTAATGAAATATTACGTTAATGGATCTGAAGAAATTTTACAACAGGCAATTGACATATGTATTGCAGAAAATAAAAGTTTTAATCTAGAATTAAATTTTAAAAACGAACAAAATGAACTACTTTGGTTAAATGTAATTGGTTACTCTGAAGTTAACAGTAATGGTGAAACAATCTTTTTAAGAGGTGTTTTACAAGATATTACAGAAAAAAAATAA
- a CDS encoding PAS domain-containing protein yields the protein MENSKKELQISLRLLEKKELSLRESSRIAKIGYSDYLFETNAFYWSDYVYKIFGLDPNKEIPSREEMIAVYKGEFLEKLISATKKLDADGIPYDIELKMTNFVNKEVWIRIIGHLIYDDDKNVIGRSGVLQDITDSKLNRIELKRSKKEIENSLKQLEKNKASMDEASKVAKIGYFEYIIAKDDFRWSEYLYDIYGLDKAKPLPPRADIVAQIDKDSLPVIKQATLDLTNNGVSYDIQMKIYHKKTGKAVWVRNVAEPIFDENKNIIGRRGLAQDITDKKESIDKIARAEELYRLLADNTNDLICLQEYDSTFKYISPSIENILGYKQEEFIGRKVYDIVHPEDLKSLKNTFFNISKEVKSHAFPFRALHKKGHYIWLEFLSTPVYNGDDINYFVTSARDITQTMVANENIQEYQKSLKRLTTEITLIEEKQKKEIASNIHDHLSQSLVISKMKIKELKRNKEYEKLIKDLDFIENHITDALDNSRKITFELSPPVLYQLGIVDALFWLFEYIEKTYEIKSDIYTTLDTVKMDDTKSILLYRSIQEVVNNAVKYSKASFFTLNIDENSNYISFIFKDNGNGFDTKKLKNNHNTNGSGFGLFTVKERIENIRGKFNISSEISNGTTVVFNIPKSPSKSHNVQNIQQKLI from the coding sequence ATTGAAAACTCCAAAAAAGAGTTACAAATCTCTTTAAGATTATTAGAAAAAAAAGAACTATCACTAAGAGAATCTAGTAGAATTGCAAAAATTGGATATTCTGACTATTTATTTGAAACCAATGCTTTTTATTGGTCAGATTATGTTTATAAAATATTTGGTTTAGATCCTAATAAAGAAATACCATCTCGAGAGGAAATGATTGCTGTTTATAAGGGTGAATTCTTAGAAAAATTAATTAGTGCTACAAAGAAATTAGACGCTGATGGAATACCATATGACATCGAACTTAAAATGACAAATTTTGTAAATAAAGAAGTTTGGATTAGAATTATAGGACACTTAATTTATGACGACGATAAAAATGTAATAGGTAGAAGCGGTGTTTTACAAGACATTACAGATTCTAAGTTAAATAGAATAGAACTAAAAAGATCTAAAAAAGAAATTGAAAATTCTTTAAAACAATTAGAAAAAAATAAAGCTTCTATGGATGAAGCTAGCAAAGTAGCTAAAATAGGATACTTTGAATATATAATTGCTAAAGACGATTTTAGATGGTCTGAATATTTATATGATATTTACGGTTTAGATAAAGCAAAACCTTTACCACCAAGGGCAGACATTGTAGCCCAAATTGATAAAGATTCTTTACCTGTTATTAAACAAGCAACATTAGACCTAACTAATAATGGCGTATCTTATGATATACAAATGAAAATATATCATAAAAAAACTGGTAAAGCTGTTTGGGTAAGAAATGTTGCAGAGCCTATTTTTGATGAAAATAAAAATATAATAGGAAGACGTGGCTTAGCACAAGATATAACAGACAAAAAAGAAAGTATTGATAAAATAGCTAGAGCAGAAGAATTATATAGATTACTAGCAGATAATACCAACGATTTAATATGTTTACAAGAATATGATAGTACGTTTAAATATATAAGCCCATCAATAGAAAACATTCTTGGTTATAAACAAGAAGAATTTATAGGCAGAAAAGTATATGATATAGTGCACCCAGAGGATTTAAAATCTTTAAAAAACACTTTTTTCAATATTTCTAAAGAAGTTAAATCTCATGCATTTCCTTTTAGGGCTTTACATAAAAAAGGACATTATATTTGGTTAGAGTTTTTATCTACACCTGTTTACAATGGTGATGATATTAATTACTTTGTAACTTCAGCAAGAGACATAACACAAACAATGGTGGCCAATGAAAATATACAAGAATATCAAAAATCTTTAAAAAGGTTAACAACCGAAATTACGTTAATAGAAGAGAAACAGAAAAAAGAAATAGCTTCAAATATTCATGATCATTTAAGTCAATCTTTAGTAATTTCTAAAATGAAAATTAAAGAATTAAAACGTAATAAAGAATATGAAAAACTAATAAAAGATTTAGATTTTATAGAAAATCATATTACTGATGCATTAGACAATAGTCGAAAAATTACTTTTGAACTTTCTCCTCCTGTTTTATATCAATTAGGAATTGTAGATGCGTTGTTTTGGTTATTTGAATACATTGAAAAAACATATGAAATAAAATCTGATATTTATACAACTTTAGATACTGTAAAAATGGATGATACAAAATCTATTTTACTTTATAGAAGTATACAAGAAGTTGTAAATAATGCTGTAAAATATTCTAAGGCATCTTTTTTTACATTGAATATTGATGAGAACTCTAATTACATCTCTTTTATATTTAAAGATAATGGTAATGGTTTTGATACCAAAAAATTAAAAAACAATCACAATACAAACGGTTCTGGTTTTGGGTTATTTACAGTTAAAGAAAGAATAGAAAATATTCGAGGAAAATTCAATATTTCATCAGAAATAAGCAACGGTACAACTGTCGTTTTTAACATCCCTAAATCACCATCAAAAAGTCACAACGTTCAGAATATTCAACAAAAACTCATTTAA